A genomic window from Buteo buteo chromosome 13, bButBut1.hap1.1, whole genome shotgun sequence includes:
- the CHAD gene encoding chondroadherin: protein MNRSGFFLSVLSLLACLASITQACPPSCHCHGGDLQHVICDNAGLQKIPKVPEQTRLLNLQKNNFQVLPTNGFRDMKKLVSLHLQSSRIKEISTGAFRGLKSLVYLYLTDNQISVIKPGAFDDLSELTYLYLDQNKIPDLSKGLLSPLVNLFILHLGSNKIRELKPGVFNGAKDLRWLYLSDNSLTNLLPGALEDVENLAVLHLDKNQLSSYPVSAMSKLRVLEELKLSHNPIEVIPDNAFQSFGRYLQTLHLDNMKLKKFADNAFAGVTVLKTAHLENNRLTQLPRNFPFDKMETLTLSRNAWHCNCQLAHLRKWLKGNRTRTDETCSTPAQYRGQSIRDTPALRTCKLPTKRSKKGSRH, encoded by the exons ATGAATCGGTCAGGCTTCTTCCTCAGTGTCCTCAGCCTACTGGCATGTCTTGCCTCCATCACGCAGGCATGTCCCCCGAGCTGCCACTGTCACGGTGGAGACCTGCAGCACGTCATCTGCGACAACGCGGGGTTGCAGAAGATCCCCAAGGTGCCTGAGCAAACGCGGCTTCTCAACCTGCAAAAGAACAACTTCCAGGTCCTGCCAACCAACGGCTTCCGTGACATGAAAAAACTGGTGTCCCTGCACCTCCAGAGCTCACGGATCAAGGAGATCTCAACTGGAGCCTTCCGGGGGCTCAAGAGCCTGGTCTACCTCTATCTCACTGACAACCAGATCAGTGTCATAAAGCCAGGAGCCTTCGATGACCTCTCTGAGCTCACCTACCTGTACCTGGACCAGAACAAGATCCCAGACCTATCCAAGgggctcctctctcctcttGTCAACCTCTTCATCCTGCACTTAGGCAGCAATAAAATCCGGGAGCTGAAACCGGGGGTCTTCAATGGGGCTAAAGACCTGCGCTGGCTCTACCTCTCTGACAACTCCCTCACCAACCTCCTGCCTGGGGCCCTGGAGGATGTAGAAAACCTCGCTGTCCTCCACCTGGACAAGAACCAGCTGAGCAGCTATCCTGTGAGCGCAATGAGTAAGCTGAGAGTGCTGGAGGAACTGAAGCTTTCTCATAACCCCATTGAGGTCATCCCCGACAATGCGTTCCAGTCCTTCGGGCGTTACCTGCAGACACTCCACCTGGACAACATGAAACTGAAGAAG TTTGCAGACAACGCGTTCGCCGGTGTGACCGTGCTGAAGACCGCTCACCTGGAGAACAACCGGCTCACCCAGCTGCCCCGCAACTTCCCCTTCGACAAAATGGAGACGCTGACGCTCTCCCGAAACGCCTGGCACTGCAACTGCCAGCTAGCACATCTGCGCAA GTGGCTGAAGGGCAATCGCACCCGTACCGATGAGACCTGCTCCACGCCCGCGCAGTACCGGGGGCAATCCATCAGAGACACCCCGGCCCTCCGCACCTGCAAGCTCCCCACCAAGAGGTCCAAGAAGGGAAGCCGCCATTAG